One part of the Nostoc sp. PCC 7120 = FACHB-418 genome encodes these proteins:
- a CDS encoding YdcF family protein — protein sequence MLKNVPKKWLFRILITIISALLFAISSTAISIYSYGSNSYNNKADAAIVLGAAVWGEEPSPVFRERINHAINLYKNGAISKIIFTGGVGEINELAEAIVGRNYAIARGVKAADVLTETQSRTTYQNLKNAIEVVGTNEKPTKFLIISDPLHLKRAVLMARNLGIDAYPSPTPTTRYRSFNSQMEFLIRETYFYFIYLVFKI from the coding sequence ATGCTCAAGAATGTTCCTAAAAAATGGCTTTTTCGGATATTAATTACTATCATATCTGCACTATTATTTGCTATTTCATCTACAGCAATTAGTATTTATTCCTATGGAAGCAATAGTTACAATAACAAAGCAGATGCAGCAATAGTTCTAGGTGCAGCAGTTTGGGGGGAAGAACCATCACCTGTTTTTCGAGAACGAATTAACCATGCCATTAATCTATATAAAAATGGGGCTATTAGTAAGATTATTTTTACTGGTGGAGTGGGAGAGATTAACGAACTGGCTGAGGCTATTGTTGGCAGAAATTACGCCATAGCTAGAGGAGTAAAAGCAGCCGACGTCTTAACAGAAACTCAGTCTCGGACAACTTACCAAAATCTTAAAAATGCGATAGAAGTGGTGGGTACTAATGAAAAACCTACCAAATTTTTGATTATCAGTGATCCATTGCACCTAAAACGAGCCGTTTTAATGGCAAGAAATTTGGGAATTGATGCTTATCCTTCGCCTACACCTACCACTCGCTATCGCAGTTTTAACAGCCAAATGGAATTTTTAATACGAGAAACTTATTTTTATTTTATTTACCTTGTATTTAAAATTTAG